A genomic segment from Anaerolineae bacterium encodes:
- a CDS encoding sugar ABC transporter ATP-binding protein, with product MATTELVRMEHIYKNFGSVQALNDVTFTVGHQEIVGLVGDNGAGKSTLIKILSGAHPATSGQIYFDGKPVEIKNTWDAIQLGIETIYQDSALVPQLSIARNLFLGREPLTGPTWLQRMDKRFMEEQTRKLLSELGITKYINPDTPITSLSGGERQSISIARAMFFESRLIILDEPTNNLGVEETHRVLRFIHNARDRGLSCIFITHNIYHVFQVVDRIVVLRRGKKVCEADPKHTNIDDIEKVITGIYDTLPERSTG from the coding sequence ATGGCGACTACCGAACTGGTCCGCATGGAGCATATCTACAAGAATTTCGGCAGCGTACAGGCGCTCAATGACGTCACCTTCACCGTCGGACACCAGGAGATCGTCGGCCTGGTTGGCGACAACGGCGCAGGCAAATCCACGCTGATCAAGATCCTCTCCGGCGCGCATCCAGCCACTTCCGGGCAGATCTACTTCGATGGCAAGCCGGTGGAGATCAAGAACACCTGGGACGCCATTCAACTGGGCATTGAGACGATCTACCAGGACTCGGCGCTTGTGCCCCAGCTTTCCATCGCGCGCAACCTGTTCCTGGGCCGCGAACCGCTAACCGGCCCCACATGGCTACAACGCATGGATAAGCGCTTTATGGAAGAGCAAACCCGTAAGCTGCTCAGCGAACTGGGGATCACCAAGTACATCAACCCGGACACGCCGATTACCTCTCTCTCCGGCGGGGAGCGCCAGTCCATTTCCATCGCCCGCGCCATGTTCTTTGAATCGCGGCTGATCATCCTGGACGAGCCAACCAACAACCTGGGGGTGGAAGAAACACACCGCGTGCTGCGCTTCATCCACAACGCGCGGGATAGAGGTCTGTCGTGCATCTTCATCACCCACAACATCTACCATGTCTTCCAGGTGGTCGACCGGATCGTGGTACTGCGCCGTGGCAAGAAGGTCTGCGAAGCTGACCCGAAGCACACCAACATTGACGATATTGAGAAGGTGATCACCGGGATTTACGACACGCTGCCGGAGCGCAGCACCGGGTAA
- a CDS encoding ABC transporter permease, with protein MTAPSVRKLIAAPEFGPLVLLIIEIVVFSFLTSRRAASDPFFSIFPSFLSSTNISNLLAFTPELGMIALGMTLLMTAGEFDLSVGSVFGFAAIIMWTFFNTGATSLEIGFVLAMLISVAIGFVNGWFVTRLRIPSFLVTLGMLLVARGSALYITDGFPQRTWNAGQSVLSAILVGEFYIGDVRIYASLPWFILFTVILHYVLVHSKAGNWILASGGNAMAAIARGVKVGRTKIMLFILSAIMSAYAGITSSIRVSAANPNSGDGYELEVIAMVVIGGTALAGGRGSIIGTVLGVLILRVMRNGIVMVGVPGLAYKIFIGAIILGMMVLHSSLERRTGNGR; from the coding sequence ATGACCGCACCTTCGGTCAGGAAACTGATTGCTGCACCGGAATTCGGCCCGCTGGTGCTGCTGATCATTGAGATTGTGGTGTTCAGTTTTCTCACCTCCCGGCGCGCCGCGTCCGATCCGTTCTTTTCAATCTTTCCGTCGTTCCTGTCGTCCACCAACATCAGCAACCTGCTGGCCTTCACGCCGGAACTGGGCATGATCGCCCTCGGCATGACGCTGCTAATGACCGCCGGCGAATTTGACCTCTCGGTCGGCTCGGTCTTCGGTTTTGCGGCGATCATCATGTGGACATTCTTCAACACCGGCGCCACCTCCCTGGAAATTGGCTTTGTGCTGGCCATGTTGATTTCGGTCGCTATCGGCTTTGTGAACGGCTGGTTCGTGACCCGGTTGCGCATCCCGTCGTTCCTGGTCACACTGGGCATGCTGCTGGTAGCGCGTGGCTCGGCGCTGTACATCACCGATGGCTTCCCGCAGCGTACCTGGAACGCCGGACAATCCGTACTGTCGGCCATCCTGGTTGGCGAGTTCTACATTGGCGATGTGCGTATCTACGCCTCCTTGCCCTGGTTCATCCTGTTCACGGTTATCCTGCACTACGTGCTGGTACACTCCAAAGCCGGCAACTGGATTCTGGCTTCCGGCGGCAATGCGATGGCGGCCATCGCCCGCGGCGTCAAGGTTGGCCGCACCAAGATCATGCTGTTCATCCTCTCGGCGATCATGTCCGCCTATGCAGGCATTACCAGCTCGATCCGCGTCTCCGCGGCTAACCCGAACAGCGGCGACGGCTACGAGCTGGAGGTCATCGCGATGGTCGTCATTGGCGGGACAGCACTGGCCGGCGGGCGCGGTTCGATCATCGGCACCGTCCTTGGCGTGCTAATCCTGCGCGTGATGCGCAACGGTATCGTCATGGTCGGCGTCCCCGGCCTGGCCTACAAGATCTTCATCGGCGCGATCATCCTGGGCATGATGGTGTTACACTCGAGTCTCGAACGCCGCACCGGGAATGGAAGGTGA
- a CDS encoding substrate-binding domain-containing protein, with protein MFKKFAALLLIAIFVLSALPVAAQTPPKVFYWISHGDPADPVWVFFLGGAQQFAEDTGFEVRTSFHAGDVPSQQEAVRAAIAAGATGIVTSTPDPGSLTEVIAEAHAAGIPVIIMNTEDKTSGRDAYVGGDNFVIGADWAKYMVDNGYVTTGSFVWMPVEVPGATYQVNETEGIDSVFGPLGVEYEITDATLDQAEIITRMSDYLTANRDKIDAIIGLGDLVTGSIKRVFDQVGVAPGDIPVVGWGNSCDTVNEVKEGYVFAATWQDPQLTSYLALAQAMMAASGIPPTDIIVGTLYGPDKADVYGALMGCQ; from the coding sequence ATGTTCAAGAAATTCGCTGCATTGCTACTGATCGCTATTTTCGTCCTGAGCGCGCTGCCTGTGGCGGCGCAGACCCCCCCGAAAGTGTTCTACTGGATTTCGCATGGTGATCCTGCTGACCCGGTCTGGGTGTTCTTCCTGGGCGGGGCGCAGCAATTCGCCGAGGACACCGGCTTCGAAGTCCGCACGTCCTTCCATGCTGGCGATGTACCCTCGCAGCAGGAAGCCGTTCGCGCGGCTATTGCTGCTGGCGCGACGGGCATCGTCACCAGCACACCTGACCCCGGCAGCCTGACCGAAGTGATCGCCGAAGCGCATGCAGCTGGCATCCCGGTCATCATCATGAACACCGAGGACAAGACCAGTGGCCGTGACGCTTACGTCGGCGGCGACAACTTCGTCATCGGCGCGGACTGGGCGAAGTACATGGTCGACAACGGCTATGTCACGACCGGCAGCTTCGTCTGGATGCCCGTCGAAGTCCCCGGCGCGACCTACCAGGTGAACGAGACCGAAGGCATCGACAGCGTGTTTGGCCCGCTGGGCGTTGAGTATGAGATCACCGACGCCACCCTGGACCAGGCCGAGATCATCACCCGCATGTCGGATTACCTGACCGCCAACCGCGATAAGATCGATGCGATCATCGGCCTGGGCGACCTGGTGACCGGCAGCATCAAGCGTGTGTTCGACCAGGTTGGCGTCGCTCCTGGCGACATCCCGGTGGTTGGCTGGGGCAACTCCTGCGACACGGTGAATGAGGTCAAGGAAGGTTATGTCTTCGCCGCGACCTGGCAGGACCCGCAGCTCACCAGCTACCTGGCCCTGGCGCAGGCGATGATGGCGGCCAGCGGCATCCCGCCGACGGACATCATCGTTGGCACGCTGTACGGCCCGGACAAGGCTGACGTCTACGGCGCCCTGATGGGTTGCCAGTAG
- a CDS encoding ROK family protein, with amino-acid sequence MTALYASIDLGGTKIAGALAGTNGQIVAEKTIPTESQQGPEAVVQRIAGLICDLAAQAGQSPVALGIGVPGLIDLSSGTTRFLPNFPTNWRDVPVRDWLVPQINCPVYLLNDARMAALGELTYGCGRSVGTMIFFTLGTGIGGGVVVDGRLRLGRLGAAGELGHHTILPDGPRCGCGNRGCLETLASGPAIVGKGVWLMQAGRAPRLHALVEGNPARVTPREMALAAEAGDEAVREELIRAAQYIGIGVANVVVTLHPEMVVLGGNVAGIGALLFDTVRQTVRERVGMFPTDDVAIVESALGNRAGLLGGIALAAAQGMVG; translated from the coding sequence ATGACGGCGCTGTACGCCAGCATCGACCTGGGCGGCACCAAGATCGCCGGGGCGCTGGCCGGAACAAACGGCCAGATCGTGGCCGAGAAAACCATCCCGACTGAATCGCAACAGGGGCCGGAAGCGGTGGTGCAGCGTATAGCCGGCCTGATCTGCGACCTGGCCGCGCAGGCCGGGCAATCTCCGGTGGCGCTGGGCATCGGCGTCCCGGGACTGATTGATCTGAGCAGCGGTACGACCCGCTTTTTGCCCAACTTTCCCACTAACTGGCGTGATGTTCCCGTGCGCGACTGGCTGGTCCCCCAGATCAATTGCCCGGTTTATTTGCTCAACGACGCCCGCATGGCTGCCCTGGGCGAGCTTACCTACGGGTGCGGGCGTTCGGTTGGCACAATGATCTTCTTCACACTGGGGACAGGCATCGGCGGCGGCGTGGTGGTGGATGGCCGGCTGCGGCTGGGGCGGCTTGGCGCAGCAGGGGAACTGGGCCATCATACCATCCTGCCGGATGGCCCGCGCTGTGGCTGTGGCAACCGGGGCTGCCTGGAGACGCTGGCCAGCGGTCCGGCCATTGTGGGCAAAGGGGTCTGGCTGATGCAGGCCGGGCGCGCACCGCGCCTGCATGCGCTCGTCGAAGGCAACCCGGCGCGGGTGACCCCGCGGGAGATGGCCCTGGCCGCCGAAGCCGGCGATGAGGCTGTGCGCGAGGAATTGATCCGGGCGGCGCAGTACATTGGTATTGGTGTGGCCAACGTGGTGGTGACCCTGCACCCGGAGATGGTGGTGCTGGGCGGCAACGTGGCCGGGATCGGGGCACTGCTCTTTGACACGGTGCGCCAGACTGTCCGGGAGCGTGTGGGCATGTTCCCGACCGATGATGTGGCGATCGTCGAATCCGCGCTGGGCAATCGGGCCGGGCTGCTCGGCGGGATCGCTCTGGCCGCGGCTCAGGGCATGGTGGGGTGA
- the deoC gene encoding deoxyribose-phosphate aldolase, whose amino-acid sequence MDYTYHELAKMIDHSLLNPTLTVADLEAGIQLALAYDVASVCIMPYYLRRCADLLRGSTVRASTTIGFPHGGHTTAIKVAEAEQALADGGEELDMVVNISQVLSGAWDAVARDIEAVTAVTHAAGQKIKVIFENCYLNDDQKIMLCQICGEIGVDWVKTSTGYGSGGATDADLRLMRQHTPPQVQIKAAGGVRTLDRLLEVRALGVSRCGATRTAAILDEARQRLAG is encoded by the coding sequence ATGGACTACACCTATCACGAGCTGGCCAAGATGATCGACCACTCGTTGCTCAATCCGACGCTGACGGTGGCCGACCTGGAAGCGGGCATCCAGCTTGCCCTGGCCTATGATGTGGCCAGCGTTTGCATTATGCCCTACTACCTCAGACGCTGCGCCGACCTGCTGCGCGGCAGCACCGTCAGGGCCAGCACGACGATTGGCTTTCCGCACGGTGGCCATACGACCGCGATCAAGGTCGCCGAAGCCGAACAGGCGCTGGCTGATGGCGGTGAGGAACTGGACATGGTGGTCAATATCAGCCAGGTGCTGAGCGGGGCCTGGGACGCGGTGGCCCGCGACATCGAGGCGGTGACCGCCGTCACCCATGCCGCCGGGCAGAAGATCAAGGTGATCTTTGAAAATTGTTACCTGAACGATGACCAGAAGATCATGCTCTGCCAGATTTGCGGCGAGATCGGTGTTGACTGGGTCAAGACCTCGACTGGCTACGGTAGCGGCGGAGCGACCGATGCCGACCTGCGACTGATGCGCCAGCATACCCCGCCGCAGGTGCAGATCAAGGCGGCAGGCGGCGTGCGTACGCTGGACCGCCTGCTGGAAGTCCGTGCGCTGGGCGTCTCCCGCTGCGGTGCGACGCGCACTGCCGCCATCCTGGACGAGGCCAGACAACGCCTGGCGGGCTAG
- a CDS encoding sugar phosphate isomerase/epimerase: MGRTITLFTGQWADLPLETLARKAAEWGYQGLELACSGDHFEVEKALASDSYVREKRALLERYGLQCFAISNHLVGQAVCDPIDERYRSILPAYVWGDGDPEGVHQRAAEEMKRTAQAARLFGVETVTGFTGSSVWSKLYFFPPTSQAEIDAGYRDFAARWLPILDAFQQNGVRFALEVHPTEIAYDIVTMQRALDAVNHHPAFGVNFDPSHLVHQFVDPVAFLETFAERIFHVHVKDVKRNLNGRTSILGSHLSFGDARRGWDFVSPGHGDVPFEAIVRTLNRIGYRGPLSVEWEDSGMNREFGAQEAFHFVKKLDFEPSDIAFDAAFAKH; the protein is encoded by the coding sequence ATGGGGCGAACAATTACCCTGTTCACAGGCCAGTGGGCCGATTTGCCTCTGGAAACGCTGGCCCGCAAAGCCGCTGAATGGGGCTACCAGGGGTTGGAACTGGCCTGCTCCGGCGATCACTTTGAGGTGGAAAAGGCGCTTGCCAGCGACTCCTATGTGCGGGAAAAGCGCGCCCTTCTGGAACGGTACGGACTGCAGTGCTTCGCCATCAGCAACCACCTGGTCGGGCAGGCCGTTTGCGATCCGATTGATGAACGCTACCGGAGCATTCTCCCGGCTTACGTGTGGGGCGACGGCGATCCGGAAGGAGTACACCAGCGGGCGGCGGAGGAGATGAAGCGGACGGCACAGGCAGCGCGGCTGTTCGGCGTGGAAACTGTCACCGGCTTCACCGGCAGCAGCGTGTGGAGCAAGCTGTACTTCTTCCCGCCTACTTCCCAGGCAGAAATTGACGCCGGTTATCGCGATTTCGCCGCGCGGTGGCTGCCGATCCTGGACGCCTTCCAGCAGAACGGCGTCCGCTTTGCGCTGGAGGTTCACCCGACCGAGATCGCCTATGACATCGTGACGATGCAACGGGCGCTGGATGCCGTCAACCACCACCCGGCTTTCGGCGTGAACTTCGACCCCAGCCATCTGGTTCACCAGTTTGTTGATCCGGTTGCTTTCCTGGAGACCTTCGCTGAGCGAATCTTCCATGTCCACGTTAAGGACGTCAAGCGCAATCTCAACGGGCGGACAAGTATCCTTGGCTCGCACCTGAGCTTTGGCGACGCCCGGCGCGGCTGGGACTTCGTCTCGCCGGGGCATGGCGACGTGCCTTTTGAGGCCATCGTCCGTACCCTTAACCGGATCGGTTATCGCGGGCCGCTCTCCGTCGAATGGGAGGACAGCGGCATGAACCGTGAGTTTGGCGCCCAGGAGGCATTCCACTTCGTCAAGAAGCTGGACTTTGAACCGTCGGATATCGCCTTTGACGCGGCGTTTGCCAAACATTAG
- a CDS encoding Gfo/Idh/MocA family oxidoreductase, with product MDDLRAAVIGLGFMGGTHIEALRRLGVEVVGCLGVTPEETEAGVHKYGLDAAYANLAELVSDPDIDVVHVCTPNYLHYGMVRAALQGGKHVICEKPLTVTSAESAELVRLAQEVGRVGAVNYNIRFYPLCHEARNRVRAGELGEVRLIHGHYLQDWLLYKTDWNWRLETDQGGAMRAVTDIGTHWFDLVTWITGLKITAVMADLATIVPTRLKPTQEVDTFANKLETAQEAVEVPIATEDYASILLEFSNGARGVLTVSQVSAGHKNQLQWEINGSQASLAWQQENPNELWIGRRDGPNGIVAKDPSLLGAEARKVAGYPGGHAEGYPDTFKQLFRAVYDYIAAGDYSAPAPFPTFADGHAEIALCDAIQRSAQERRWVAVA from the coding sequence ATGGACGATCTGCGGGCAGCAGTGATCGGGCTGGGCTTCATGGGGGGCACCCACATTGAGGCGCTGCGCCGGTTAGGGGTTGAGGTCGTGGGATGCCTGGGTGTGACCCCGGAAGAGACGGAGGCAGGCGTCCACAAATACGGGCTGGACGCTGCGTATGCGAACCTGGCCGAACTGGTAAGCGACCCGGATATTGATGTGGTGCATGTCTGCACGCCGAATTACCTGCACTACGGGATGGTCAGGGCGGCGCTGCAGGGCGGCAAACATGTCATTTGCGAAAAGCCGCTGACCGTCACCAGCGCCGAATCCGCTGAACTGGTGCGCCTTGCGCAGGAAGTCGGGCGGGTTGGCGCGGTGAATTACAACATCCGCTTTTATCCCCTCTGCCACGAGGCCCGCAACCGTGTCCGGGCAGGCGAACTGGGTGAGGTGCGGCTGATTCACGGCCACTACCTGCAGGACTGGCTGCTGTATAAAACTGACTGGAACTGGCGGCTGGAAACTGATCAGGGCGGGGCCATGCGCGCTGTCACGGACATCGGCACGCACTGGTTTGACCTGGTGACCTGGATCACCGGCCTCAAGATCACGGCAGTGATGGCCGACCTGGCGACGATCGTCCCCACCCGCCTGAAGCCGACCCAGGAAGTGGATACCTTCGCCAACAAGCTGGAGACAGCCCAGGAGGCTGTCGAAGTGCCGATCGCTACGGAGGATTACGCTTCGATCCTGCTGGAGTTCAGCAATGGCGCGCGCGGTGTGTTGACGGTGTCGCAGGTCAGCGCCGGGCACAAGAACCAGCTGCAATGGGAGATCAACGGCTCGCAGGCGTCGCTGGCCTGGCAGCAGGAGAATCCCAACGAATTGTGGATCGGGCGGCGCGACGGGCCAAACGGCATCGTAGCCAAGGACCCCTCGCTGCTGGGGGCGGAGGCGCGGAAGGTGGCCGGCTATCCCGGCGGCCACGCGGAAGGGTACCCGGACACGTTCAAGCAGCTGTTCAGGGCGGTTTACGACTACATCGCGGCGGGGGACTACAGCGCACCCGCGCCATTCCCTACCTTTGCTGATGGGCACGCCGAGATCGCTCTGTGTGACGCGATCCAGCGTAGCGCGCAGGAGCGCCGCTGGGTGGCAGTGGCGTAG